A region from the Canis lupus familiaris isolate Mischka breed German Shepherd chromosome 3, alternate assembly UU_Cfam_GSD_1.0, whole genome shotgun sequence genome encodes:
- the HS3ST1 gene encoding heparan sulfate glucosamine 3-O-sulfotransferase 1, with translation MVSRTAALLLGAVLLAAQLPLVPSRPAAPGAEPGRAATLQGEGRDGAAPNGSAQQLPQTIIIGVRKGGTRALLEMLSLHPDVAAAENEVHFFDWEEHYSQGLGWYLGQMPFSSPHQLTVEKTPAYFTSPKVPERVHSMNPGIRLLLILRDPSERVLSDYTQVFYNHVQKRKPYPSIEEFLVRDGRLNVGYKALNRSLYHVHLQNWLRFFPLRRIHIVDGDRLIRDPFPEIQKVERFLKLSPQINASNFYFNKTKGFYCLRDGGRDRCLHESKGRAHPQVDPKLLNKLHEYFHEPNRKFFELVGRTFDWH, from the coding sequence ATGGTGTCCCGCACGGCCGCGCTGCTCCTGGGCGCCGTGCTGCTGGCCGCCCAGCTCCCGCTGGTGCCTTCGCGCCCCGCGGCGCCGGGGGCCGAGCCGGGCAGAGCCGCCACCCTCCAGGGCGAGGGCCGGGACGGCGCGGCCCCCAACGGCTCGGCCCAGCAGCTGCCGCAGACCATCATCATCGGGGTGCGCAAGGGCGGCACGCGCGCGCTGCTGGAGATGCTCAGCCTGCACCCCGACGTGGCCGCCGCCGAGAACGAGGTCCACTTCTTCGACTGGGAGGAGCACTACAGCCAGGGCCTGGGCTGGTACCTGGGCCAGATGCCCTTCTCGTCCCCGCACCAGCTCACGGTGGAGAAGACCCCCGCGTACTTCACGTCGCCCAAAGTGCCTGAGCGCGTCCACAGCATGAACCCGGGCATCCGGCTGCTGCTCATCCTGCGGGACCCGTCCGAGCGCGTGCTGTCCGACTACACCCAAGTGTTCTACAACCACGTGCAGAAGCGCAAGCCCTACCCGTCCATCGAGGAGTTCCTGGTGCGCGACGGCCGGCTCAACGTGGGCTACAAGGCGCTCAACCGCAGCCTCTACCACGTGCACCTGCAGAACTGGCTGCGCTTCTTCCCGCTGCGCCGCATCCACATCGTCGACGGCGACCGCCTCATCAGGGACCCTTTCCCCGAGATCCAGAAGGTCGAGAGGTTCCTGAAGCTGTCACCGCAGATCAACGCCTCGAACTTCTACTTCAACAAAACCAAGGGCTTTTACTGCCTGCGGGACGGCGGCCGGGACCGCTGCTTGCACGAGTCCAAAGGCCGGGCGCACCCCCAAGTCGACCCCAAACTCCTCAATAAACTGCACGAATATTTTCACGAGCCAAATAGGAAATTCTTCGAGCTTGTGGGCAGGACATTTGACTGGCACTGA